The following are encoded in a window of Flavobacterium psychrotrophum genomic DNA:
- a CDS encoding geranylgeranylglycerol-phosphate geranylgeranyltransferase, whose amino-acid sequence MASRKAKLVLMKIFSLFSVVRGYNIPVIVLAQYLSAIFILDKERRSLDVILDLNLFFIVLASSLTIASGYIINNFYDAQKDLINRPKKSMLDRLVSQGTKLQVYFGLNFIVVLLAWLVSWRAVLFFAAYIFLIWFYSHKLKRYPLIGNLTAALLAVLPFFGILMYVSKFNNNLYYDAQQLGTIFAHATFLYLLILVRELIKDLENLAGDLVANYRTIPVMLGERRAKIIIAALIALTVIPVYLLIEVYDVGYMDIYFYAGMLVIIYFLYRLWDANGKTDYSLLHNLLKGLIVAGIFSIVLIDPEVLVHGRELLVEV is encoded by the coding sequence ATGGCATCAAGAAAGGCAAAACTGGTTCTGATGAAAATCTTCAGCCTGTTTTCGGTAGTACGTGGCTATAACATTCCTGTTATAGTGCTGGCGCAGTACCTTTCTGCCATCTTTATATTAGATAAAGAACGCCGTTCCCTGGATGTTATACTTGACCTTAACCTGTTTTTTATTGTGCTGGCTTCATCACTTACCATAGCATCGGGTTACATTATCAATAATTTTTACGATGCCCAGAAAGACCTTATTAACCGGCCTAAAAAATCGATGTTAGACAGGCTTGTGAGCCAGGGTACAAAGTTGCAGGTGTATTTTGGGCTTAATTTTATTGTAGTGTTACTGGCATGGCTGGTTTCATGGCGGGCAGTATTGTTTTTTGCAGCCTACATTTTTCTTATTTGGTTTTACAGTCATAAGCTAAAACGCTATCCGCTTATTGGTAACCTAACGGCAGCACTACTGGCAGTATTACCTTTCTTTGGCATATTAATGTATGTAAGTAAGTTTAATAATAACCTTTATTATGATGCGCAGCAGTTAGGGACAATATTTGCACATGCTACCTTTCTTTACCTCCTTATATTAGTGCGCGAACTTATAAAAGACCTTGAAAACCTTGCCGGCGACCTGGTTGCTAACTATCGTACTATACCAGTAATGCTTGGCGAACGTAGGGCCAAAATAATTATTGCTGCACTTATAGCGCTTACTGTAATTCCGGTTTACCTGCTTATAGAAGTATATGATGTAGGGTATATGGATATTTACTTCTACGCCGGTATGCTGGTTATAATCTACTTTTTGTATCGCTTGTGGGATGCCAATGGTAAAACCGATTATTCACTGCTGCACAATTTGCTTAAAGGCCTTATTGTGGCGGGTATCTTTAGTATTGTGCTTATAGACCCCGAAGTACTGGTGCACGGCAGGGAACTACTTGTTGAGGTATAG
- a CDS encoding pseudouridine synthase codes for MNSNRRGGTPGRGGSDRKKSSGPSKPLNKSSKPFERKKEDSREGEKPERKAAFIKGKGPKPFEPKPAPKVPLEKDELRLNKYISNSGMCSRRDADIYIQSGNVKVNGQVITEMGYKVKLTDLVDFDGVRITPEKKEYVLLNKPKSFTTYSEGDKVQRNVSELIKGASKAVLQPVGRMDMNTTGLLIFTNDAEFIRKFAQPNQKSFKIYQVTLDKNLKFEDLESLSQGVTLDGHRLFIDEISYIDGQPKTEIGIKLRTPNTKVVRAIFESYKYDVLKIDRVSFAGLTKKNLPRGNYRHLTEQEVINLKNQ; via the coding sequence ATGAACAGTAACAGGCGTGGCGGCACACCCGGCAGGGGCGGAAGCGACAGAAAAAAAAGCAGTGGGCCATCTAAGCCTCTAAATAAATCGTCTAAACCTTTTGAACGCAAAAAAGAAGACAGCCGTGAGGGTGAAAAGCCTGAGCGCAAAGCTGCCTTTATAAAGGGTAAAGGGCCTAAGCCTTTTGAGCCGAAACCTGCACCAAAAGTGCCTTTAGAAAAAGACGAGCTTCGCCTTAATAAATATATATCTAACTCAGGTATGTGCAGCCGAAGGGATGCAGATATTTACATACAAAGTGGTAATGTAAAAGTAAACGGCCAGGTAATTACAGAAATGGGTTACAAGGTAAAACTTACCGATCTGGTAGATTTTGACGGTGTACGCATTACCCCTGAGAAGAAAGAATATGTGTTGCTTAACAAGCCTAAAAGCTTTACTACATACAGCGAAGGCGACAAAGTTCAGCGCAATGTGTCTGAGCTTATAAAAGGTGCCAGTAAAGCAGTATTACAGCCGGTAGGGCGTATGGATATGAACACCACAGGGCTGTTGATATTTACTAACGATGCTGAGTTTATACGTAAGTTTGCACAGCCAAACCAGAAATCGTTTAAAATATACCAGGTAACATTAGATAAAAATCTTAAGTTTGAAGACCTTGAGAGCCTTAGCCAGGGGGTAACACTTGATGGTCACCGCTTGTTTATAGATGAAATAAGCTATATAGACGGCCAGCCAAAAACGGAGATAGGCATTAAACTGCGTACGCCAAATACAAAGGTGGTTCGTGCTATTTTTGAAAGCTATAAGTATGATGTGCTTAAAATAGACCGTGTGTCTTTTGCCGGCCTTACTAAAAAGAACCTGCCGCGCGGTAATTACCGCCACCTTACAGAGCAGGAAGTTATTAACCTTAAGAACCAGTAA